A single genomic interval of Siphonobacter curvatus harbors:
- a CDS encoding SDR family oxidoreductase has protein sequence MKKWTTVNIPQRNNGLAIITGSTEGIGYEDALALSSAGWKVVVMGRNTQKGAESIARIQQINPKANVSFEKIDLADLSSIKSFASRMILKGQAIDLLINNAGVMTPPKRLETADGFELQFGTNHIGHFALTAQLLPLLRQSPYARVITLSSVANREGSINFDDLQSKSSYVPGKAYSQSKLANLMFALELQRQSDKHGWGITSVAAHPGVSRTNLLITGAGRWSVAGMARTFLPFLFQPSAQGALPTLYAATSPEAKGGGYYGPNKLMETRGFPAVAKIPAQAEDVDVSIRLWEISKELAKVEF, from the coding sequence ATGAAAAAGTGGACCACAGTTAATATTCCGCAAAGAAACAATGGTTTAGCTATCATTACAGGCAGTACCGAAGGTATAGGATACGAGGATGCACTGGCACTATCATCGGCAGGATGGAAGGTAGTAGTGATGGGACGCAATACTCAAAAAGGAGCGGAATCCATTGCCAGGATTCAACAGATTAACCCCAAAGCCAACGTAAGTTTTGAGAAAATAGATCTTGCAGACCTGTCATCAATCAAATCCTTTGCGTCGAGAATGATTTTAAAAGGGCAAGCCATCGATCTTCTCATCAATAATGCTGGCGTAATGACGCCACCTAAACGACTCGAAACGGCCGATGGTTTTGAGTTACAGTTCGGTACAAACCATATCGGTCACTTTGCACTAACAGCACAACTTCTTCCCTTATTACGTCAGTCACCATATGCTCGTGTTATTACCCTGTCAAGTGTAGCTAATCGTGAAGGATCAATCAATTTTGATGACCTTCAATCCAAATCTTCGTATGTTCCTGGGAAAGCCTATAGTCAATCAAAACTTGCGAACCTGATGTTTGCCTTAGAACTGCAGCGGCAAAGTGACAAGCACGGTTGGGGTATCACGAGTGTGGCTGCCCATCCAGGTGTTTCCCGGACAAATCTGCTTATTACAGGTGCAGGACGATGGAGTGTTGCAGGAATGGCGAGAACCTTTTTACCGTTTTTGTTTCAGCCCTCCGCACAGGGAGCCTTGCCAACCTTATATGCAGCCACTTCTCCAGAGGCTAAAGGAGGGGGGTATTATGGACCCAACAAGCTGATGGAGACTCGCGGATTTCCTG